The sequence CTCGAATCACTTGTTAGCCCGCACTGGAAGCATTCCGAACTTTTCTTTGAGAAGAAACATCTCATACCGAGCCTACAGCAGTTGCTTGCTTGAATATCAGACCTCATTTATAATAAACATCAAATGGACAAGGATTATATTCTTAAAGAAATAGACCGCACCGCCAAAGCAAATAATGGTATTCCTTTGGGAAGGCTCAAATTTGAGAAGGAAACTGGTATTAGATATTGGGACTGGTGGGGAAAACATTGGACAAGATGGAATGACGCACTTGCCGAAGCTGGATACCCGCCCAATACGCTTCAATTAGCTTACGACGAAGAAGCATTGATTGAGCAGATAATCTCTCTAATAAGAGAAATAGGCAAATTTCCGACTGTTGGAGAACTTAGAATGAAGGCTCATAATAGTAAGGGTTTCCCCGCTCATAACACAATACACAGCCGTCTAGGCAGACAATCTGAACTACCCAAAAGAATCCTGGCGTATTGTGCAGATAATCCTGAGTATTCGGATGTAGCAGACATCTGTAAAAAAGCTGTATCAATATCAGGAGCTTCTACCGAGCAGTTTCCAAAAGACTCAGATATTGAATTTGGTTATGTATACCTGATGAAATCGGGACGTTTTTATAAAATCGGTAATAGTAAAAACGTTGAAAGACGTAATTATGAAATCGGTATCAAGCTTCCCGAAGACTTAACGGTATTACACAAAATAAGAACCGATGACCCTGTTGGAATAGAGAATTATTGGCATAACAGATTTAAGGACAGGAGAAGACAAGGCGAATGGTTTGACCTTTCAATAAAAGATGTGTCAGCCTTCAAGAGAAGAAAGTTCATGTGAGGTTCCCTTCAATAACTGACACAAGAGCTTGAAAGCAAAAGGCGCAGCTAAAAAGCTGTGCCTTTTTCAATTCCAATTGGTAGCCCACATTGGATTCGAACC is a genomic window of Dehalococcoidales bacterium containing:
- a CDS encoding GIY-YIG nuclease family protein: MDKDYILKEIDRTAKANNGIPLGRLKFEKETGIRYWDWWGKHWTRWNDALAEAGYPPNTLQLAYDEEALIEQIISLIREIGKFPTVGELRMKAHNSKGFPAHNTIHSRLGRQSELPKRILAYCADNPEYSDVADICKKAVSISGASTEQFPKDSDIEFGYVYLMKSGRFYKIGNSKNVERRNYEIGIKLPEDLTVLHKIRTDDPVGIENYWHNRFKDRRRQGEWFDLSIKDVSAFKRRKFM